The genomic segment ATATCAGGTCACTGCTGGAAATAATACTTTTGAACTGGAAAAACCATTCCTGGTGATGGCTACTCAAAATCCTATTGAGCAGGAAGGTACATATCCACTCCCGGAAGCTCAACTTGATAGATTTATGTTCAATATTCTTATTGATTATCCAAGTCATCAGGAAGAAGTAGACATTGTAAAACAGACTACTGTTAATAGAATTTCCGGAATTAAAAAGGTTATTGACGCCAAAGACATTGTCACTTATCAGAACTTTATCCGACAAATACCTGTTAGTGACCATGTTATGGAATATGCTGTTAACTTAGTGCGTGCCACCAGACCTGTTAATGCAGAATGCCCTGATTTTATTAAAACATGGGTTAGCTGGGGTGCTGGTCCCAGGGCTTCTCAGTATCTGATAATTGCTGCCAAAACAAGGGCTGCTCTGGAGGGAAGACCCACTCCTTCTATTGATGATGTTAAGCAGGTTGCTCACATAGTTTTAAGGCATCGGATCTTAGTCTCTTTTGCCGCTGAAGCAGAAGGTCTGGATACTAATAAGATCATCACAAAATTACTGGAAACTATTAAATAATAATATTTTAGCTAATACCTAATCTGAGCGATTCTGTTTTGTTTCAGATTGCTAATATCTGTAGCAGATTGAGTTGTGAAAAATTGCAGGAATACCGCATGGTATTTCAAAATTTTCCCCAACTTCAAGATGCCAAAAAGATTAGTGATATTAGCAAATGAGAATCGCTCAGGTTAGGTAATAATAAGGCAGAATAATTTATAAATTATCTGCCTTATTTTATTTTTATCTTGTATAAAATTTTCAAAAATGAAAAAGTTGTATTGTGTTTATTAATTAATATAGAAATCTTTGGAATGTGGAATATTTTTTGGAAAATAATATTTTATGGTTATACTATAATTAATAGTATAAGGTGGAGATAGTAGATGAAAGCTAAAACTGTGATTTTATTTTCAACGCCAACTTGCAGTTGGTGCAAAAAGATGAAGGATTATCTAAAACAAAACCAGATCAGATTCAAAGAGATAGATGTTTCGCGTGACGCTTCTGCGTTGCGTGATATGATTAAAAAAAGTGGGCAAAGGGGCGTCCCCCAAACTTGGGTGAATAATCGCCCGGTTGTTGGTTTTGATAAAGAGAAATTAAAAAAGCTATTAGAATTATAGCGTGGAGGAATTATGGAAAAGAACCTGGTAAAATTCGCAAAGTTAAGCAAAGAACTCAATACTCTTTGCCAGAAAAGAGAGATCATGACTAGAAAGCAACTGAATCTTGGTCGGATTGAATGTGATCTATTGCAATATCTGCACGATTTGAATACCGCCATCTGCATGAATGATATTGCAGAAAAATTAAATGTTTCCCATAGTAGAATAACCCGCCTGATTGATACTCTTGTAGAAAAAGGGCTTGTAGAACGCTTTGCCTCTCGTCGTGACCGTAGAAGCTGGTTGGCTAAAATCACGGCTAAAGGTAGAAAAATCGCCAGTGAATCAATTCAGGATTTGATGATAATCCAGGAAAAACTTATCGAAATGTTCCCAACTGAGAATATTGATGAAATCTTTAACCATGTGATGATATATCTCACAACATATAACGAATTATTAAGAGAAAAGGAAATTGCCCGTGGTAAATAAAGCCAAAATCACCTGGAAAGGTAATGTAAGTTTCGAAGCTGATCTGGGTGGTCACAAAATAAATATCGATACCACTAAAGAAAAGGGTGGAAATGATACCGGACCAGGTCCCATGTTATTATTACTGCCTGCTTTAGCTGGTTGCAGTTCTTTTGGGGTAGTGGGTATCTTAAAAAAAATGCGCATCAAAGATTTCAAACTTGAAATTGAAGTGGAAGCAAATAAGACAACTGAACACCCCCAGGTATATGACCGGATTGATCTATTTTACAATTTCACCGGTGAAAACCTTGATAATGCCAAGTTAACCAAAGCTGTTACCGTGGCAGAAGAGCGTTTTTGCGGCGTATATCTGATGCTGGCAAAAACCGCTAAAATCAATTCTATAATCATTAATAATGGAGTTAAAATTTAATGCGCCTTAAAATCTCAATACTTGCCATTCTTATGCTTATTTCTCTTTCATTAGCAGCAAATAATATCGAATGGCTCACGAACGTAGAAGATGCCCTGCAAAAGGCAAAGGCTTCTAATAAACATGTTTTCGTCTTTTTTACCGGCTCAGATTGGTGTAGCTGGTGTGATAAACTCACTTCTGAAGTTTTCGACCAACAGGAATTCAAAAACTATGTAAATGAAAATATGATCATGGTAAAACTCGATTTTCCTCGCGCTGATATTCTGTCAAAAGAGCAAAAAGCTTATAATAATCAAAAACAGCAAAAATATAATATTCAGGGTTATCCTTCTGTGCTGATCCTGGATACTGATGGAAATGTAGCATTACAGACAGGATACAGAGAAGGTGGAGCATTTCAATATGTAAAATTCCTCAAAGGATCTCTGGAATTTAAATTTGATGAGTCAAATTCTACTTATACTGATGATCAGGGTCTTGTCTGGCAGAAAAATCTGGATTTAGCAAAAAAAATCGCCAAAAAAGAAAACAAGTCTATACTGATAAATTTCACTGGCTCTGACTGGTGCATCTGGTGCCACAGGATCAGAGATGAGATATTCTACCAGCAGGAATTTGAAGAATTTGCTAAAGAAAATCTCATCTTAGTTAGATTTGATTTCCCCAAACAAATCAAATTACCGGCTGGTGAAGAAAACTATAACATGCAAATGGCTCAGAAATTCGGAGTGAAGGGCTTTCCTACTCTCTTTCTCACCGATAGCTCTGGCAATGTAATTCAAAAACTCGGCTATGAAAAAGGTGGTGCAATCCCTTATGTGGCAATGCTGCAAGATCTGATCAAATGATCCATAGCTAATATAATTAAGGCAGGTTTTTATTAACCTGCCTTATTTTTTTATCCAGATTTTTTACAGCACTAAATTCTTTAATAAATATCAAAATATATCTATTTATATATAAATCAAACGCCCAACCAGTAATATATTTTTACAAGTGTAAATATCCCCACCTCAACCCAAATATTATGTAAACTTAGGCTACGTGTATATACTAAACCTTCGCAATGGTTAATTTTACAGATAATGTAATATAAGAATTATCAACTACGAAAACCACGAAATGACACGAAAGAATGTAATGTGAAGAATTTTTAAGCAACGAACAAAACTAACAAAACGAACTATTTTTTAGCAGATGTGCACCGTCGGTGAAATCACAGGTGGGGCGCAGATGCGGGAGAATAAACCATCTAAGCCAAAGGTTTATGCTGCATAACCAGACCATCCTGGTCTGATTTCTTTAATAGTCATAGACATAAATTCCACTGATTAACATAGAAAAAGTAATCTGAAGATTTATTCAACCGCTAAAACCGCTAATTAACGCGAATGGAAGAACGCTAAATAAGAGAATAATGCATGAAATCTTTAAACGCCTTTCTCATTTTTTATTTTCTTACATTTATTCGCGTATTATTAGCGGATTCTTGATGAGCTGTAAGCTTGCGAAAGCTATTCGTGGTTCATATTTTATTCTTGCAAAAAAAAGCCTGAATATTAATATTCGAACAAAATCAGAAAGAGGTAATTTTTAATAGGAGGAAGAAGATATGAAAAAAGCAATTTATGCGGTGATATTAGTATTATTATTAACTGGAATATTGATAGCTGAGCCAGGGCAAGTACCACCAAAAGGCATGGTATTTGTGGAAGGTGGCACTTTCCAGATGGGCAGTACAAGTGGAAAAGATAGAGAAAAGCCAGTGCATAGAGTCACTGTGAGTGATTTTTATATAGGTAAATATGAGGTTACTCAGGGTGAATATGAAGCTGTGATGGGCACGAATCCTTCTGAATTCAAGAAGTCAGGCAAAGATGCTCCTGTTGAGGAAGTTAGCTGGGTTGAGGCAGCGGAATATTGTAATAAATTGAGTGATCGGGAAGGACTTGATCGTTGTTATAGTGGCTCTGGAAGTAATATTACGTGGTATTTCAATGCTAATGGTTACCGTCTGCCCACAGAAGCAGAATGGGAGTTTACTGCACTGGGGGGGAACAAAAACAAGGGCTATAAGTATTCTGGCAGTAATGATCTTGGTAGTGTAGCCTGGTATCGTGATAATTCAGGAAAAACGCATAGTGTAGGTGAAAAACAGGCTAATGAGTTAGGGATATATGATATGAGTGGCAATGTTTGGGAATGGTGCTGGGACTGGTATGGTGATTACAGCGAAAGTGCACAGACTGATCCGCATGGACCTGCATCGGGCTCTGACCGAGTGCGTCGGGGTGGTGGCTGGAGCGGTGATGCCAGTTGCTGCCGGGCTGATTATCGCGCCCGATACAACCCTGCCCGCTACACTGGCGGCACCATCAACTCCCTTGGCTTCCGCTTAGTCCGCAGTTCAAAATTGAAGATAACTCAATCAGAAGAAGCAAATTTCACCTATACTGATGATCAGGGACTTGTCTGGCAAAAAAATCTTGATAGAGCAAAAAAACTCGCCAATAAAGAAAACAAGTCAATACTGATAAGATTTTCTGGCTCTGACTGGACCCCCTTTTACCACAAGATGAACAATGAGATATTCTATCAGCAGGAATTTGAAAAATTTGCCAAAGAAAATCTCATTTTAGTTAGATTTGATTTTCCAAGAAATACAAAATTACCAGCAGATGAAGAAAACTATAACAAGCAAATGGTTGAGAAATTTGGATTGAAGGGACTTCCTACTCTTATTCTCACCGATAGTTCTGGCAATGTAATTCAAAAACACAACGGCTATATAAAAGGTGGTGCAATCCCATATGTGGCTACGTTGCAAGATCTGATAAAATAAACCGTAGCTAATATAATTAAGGCAGGTTTTTCATAACCTGCCTTATTTTTTTATCCAGATTTTTTACATCACTAAATTCTTTAATAAATATCAAAATATATCTATTTATATATAAATCAAACGCACTACCAGTAATATATTTTTATAGGTGAAAATTTCCCCACCTCAGCCCAAATATTATGTAAACTTAGACATCGCATAGATAACCGACAATATATCAATAACTTAGATTTATATGAAAGTATAAAACACCTGTTTGGCACTTACGGGATTGAAATAACCTGGAATAAAGCTAAAATAACATGTGAAATATAGGAAAAAATAAAATGATTTTAATTGACATAATTGTGTATATTATTTAACTCATACAAAATAAAAATCACTGATTAGGAGAAATAATGTTTAAATATCCGCATACTCGCAGAGATGATATTGTAGATGAAATTCATGGGAAAAAGGTGTATGATCCATATCGCTGGCTGGAAGATAGCAGTGATGAAGAAGTACTTAACTGGGATAAAGCCCAGAATGCGATTTCTGAGCCATATCTTCAGGCATTACCAGCAAGAGAATACTTCTTCAATAAAATTAAAGACAGCTATTATTATGATGTTGATTCCATTCCCCGCAAAGTGAAGGGTGGAACTCGCTTACTTTTTACTCGGCAACTGGCAGCGGAAGAGAAATCGATATTGATGATCATGGAGGATGCTGAAAGCAAACCGCGGGAAATCTTGAATCCTAATAATTGGGCAAATGATGAGACTTTGGGTCATTATAAAATATCAAATACGGGACGTTATCTTAATTACGGAGTAATCAAAGGGGGTAAAGAAGATCCTGATTTCCGGATTATGGATATTGACAGTGGAGAACATCTACTTGATAAACTGCAGGGGCATAAACAATATACTAACAGTTGGCTGCCTGATGACAGCGGATTTTATTACAGATATTGTCCATTACCTCCAGAGGTTCCGGAAAATGAGCAGGATTACTGGGCGCGGACAAATCTGCATCGGCTGGGAACAGACGCGAAAGAAGATAAGCTGATCTTCGCTGATGATAAAGTAAAAGAAATGTGGGCAAATGCTTATCTGAGTTATGATCAGCAGTATTTAATTTATGGTAAAGGGATCTTTAAACAGTCTTTCTGGATTGAGAAATATGGAAGTGGAGAAATGAAGGCAGTGAAGCCGGAAATTAAATTTCAACTTGATATTGAGATATATAATGATCATCTTTACATTTTGACTGATGAAGATGCGCCTAAAAATTGTATCTATAAAGTAAATTGTTCAGCACCAGAGCGGGAGAACTGGGAACTTCTTATCCCTGAGAAGGATAGCAAGATTGAAAAATTTGGGATAGTGGATGGGAAGCTGTTTATAAATTATCTGGATGGGATTTATAATACCATAGAAATATATGATACTGATGGTGGATTTTTGCAGGAGATCAAATTGCCAGGTAATGGGATTGCCTTCTGGCGCGGTTTGCAGGATGAGAAAGATATTTATATCTATTTCAGCAATCCTGTAACTCCATATATCAGATATAAGTATGATTTTGAAAGAAACTTTTTGGAGCAGGATTTTGTTTATATTAATCCCGAGTTTGCTTATAACAGCACTGATTTCGTATCAAAAATTGAATATGCTATTTCCAGAGATGGGACCAGGATTCCCTTGATCATCAGTCACAGTGCAGATATGCAGAAAGACGGCAGTAATCCGGTTATACTTTACGGTTACGGTGGCTTCAATGTTTCAATGGGTCCAAATTTCAGTGCTGGGGTTCTGGCTCTATGCCAACAGGGTGGAATATATGTAACGGCATGTCTGCGTGGTGGAGGAGAATTTGGGGAAGAATGGCATCAGGAGGGAATGAAAGAGAAGAAGCAGAATGTATTTGATGACTTTATTGCTGCTGCAAAATATATAATTAATGAGAAATATACCTCACCGGAGCATTTAGGTATTATGGGTGGCAGTAATGGTGGTCTGCTTACTGGAGCCTGCCTGGTTCAGAAGCCAGAATTATTTGCTGCTGCCGTAATTGAGGTTCCGCTCCTTGATATGATCCGCTACCATAAAAACAAATTTGCCAATATCTGGAAAGAAGAATATGGCTCAGCGGAAGATGAAGAGGAATTTAATTATCTGCTGGCATATTCACCGTATCATAATATTGATGAGGAAGCAGAATATCCCGCTACTCTGGTAACCGGGGGATTCAATGATTCGCGTTGTGACCCGTATCATGCACGAAAGTTTGCAGCAGGATTGCAATATGCCGCCGAGAATATTGGCAATGAAAACCCCATCCTGTGCCGCATAGATTATAATGAAGGACATGGTTTCGGTGGTGGAAAAACCCAGTTTTACGATAAGAGCGCACAAATGCTCGCATTTCTGCTGGAGCATACCCAAAATTAGTAATTGTTAGCTAAGTAGAACTTGCACAGCGGGTGGTACTCCGGAAGTCCATCCTTCGCCTACTATATCGTTTTACTGCGGAGCAATGTAGATCAAACTTTCCAGTTTGATATTAAATTAAAAAACTTAATCTGGAAAGATTAAGCTACAAGGTTATGTAACTCATATAATATCCTATTGTAAGATAATTCCCATTTCTAAAATAAAGGTAGGATGCGTAGTTTTTAACAAAAATCTTGACTAAAATTGGAGAAAGCAAACTATTTTGAATAGTAATAAATTATGATAAATAGGTTTATAGATATATAAGAGTGAAATAATTAAAATGGCATAATTGGAATAGTAGAGATGTATTTACTGATTGCTAAGATAAATTTTATGTATTTAACATATTTTAAAGGAGGTATTTTATGAACTTACGACGTTTGTATGTGTTGCTCTTACTGCTGATATTTGTTCTTCCAGTTATAGCAGCAATCGGGTGGGACGTGTCTGAATTAGCTTATCTTTCCTCAATGGAAGAAGATCTTGGACACATTGGAGAAGGCATTTCCAGTCTGGTTTATCTTTCTTCAATGGAAGAAGACCCTGGTCATATTGGAGAAGGCATTTCCAGTCTGGTTTATCTTTCATCTATGAGTGAAGAGGTGAATCATGTGGGTATTGGCATATCGGAGCTGGTGCTGCTTTCTTCTATGGAAGAGGATTTAGGGCATATTGGTGAAGGTATTTCCGCATTGGTTTATCTTTCATCAATGAGTGAAGAGGTGAATCATGTTGGCGAAGGAATTTCAGAATTATGTCTGCTGAGTTCAGTGCGTTATGGTGATGTTGATAATAATACGCTGGTAGAGAGCTTTGATGCATCATTAGTATTGCAGTATTTCTGTATGATGGAACCG from the Candidatus Stygibacter australis genome contains:
- a CDS encoding MoxR family ATPase, encoding MSNEQAKTLESLNAVRNAIVNEIKKNIVGQEEVIVNFLTAIFAAGHCLIEGVPGLAKTMLVSTLAEATDMKFSRIQFTPDLMPSDITGTEILAEVSGEGKREFQFLKGPIFANIILADEINRTPPKTQSSLLEAMQEYQVTAGNNTFELEKPFLVMATQNPIEQEGTYPLPEAQLDRFMFNILIDYPSHQEEVDIVKQTTVNRISGIKKVIDAKDIVTYQNFIRQIPVSDHVMEYAVNLVRATRPVNAECPDFIKTWVSWGAGPRASQYLIIAAKTRAALEGRPTPSIDDVKQVAHIVLRHRILVSFAAEAEGLDTNKIITKLLETIK
- a CDS encoding glutaredoxin domain-containing protein; amino-acid sequence: MKAKTVILFSTPTCSWCKKMKDYLKQNQIRFKEIDVSRDASALRDMIKKSGQRGVPQTWVNNRPVVGFDKEKLKKLLEL
- a CDS encoding MarR family transcriptional regulator, coding for MEKNLVKFAKLSKELNTLCQKREIMTRKQLNLGRIECDLLQYLHDLNTAICMNDIAEKLNVSHSRITRLIDTLVEKGLVERFASRRDRRSWLAKITAKGRKIASESIQDLMIIQEKLIEMFPTENIDEIFNHVMIYLTTYNELLREKEIARGK
- a CDS encoding OsmC family protein; this translates as MVNKAKITWKGNVSFEADLGGHKINIDTTKEKGGNDTGPGPMLLLLPALAGCSSFGVVGILKKMRIKDFKLEIEVEANKTTEHPQVYDRIDLFYNFTGENLDNAKLTKAVTVAEERFCGVYLMLAKTAKINSIIINNGVKI
- a CDS encoding thioredoxin family protein; amino-acid sequence: MRLKISILAILMLISLSLAANNIEWLTNVEDALQKAKASNKHVFVFFTGSDWCSWCDKLTSEVFDQQEFKNYVNENMIMVKLDFPRADILSKEQKAYNNQKQQKYNIQGYPSVLILDTDGNVALQTGYREGGAFQYVKFLKGSLEFKFDESNSTYTDDQGLVWQKNLDLAKKIAKKENKSILINFTGSDWCIWCHRIRDEIFYQQEFEEFAKENLILVRFDFPKQIKLPAGEENYNMQMAQKFGVKGFPTLFLTDSSGNVIQKLGYEKGGAIPYVAMLQDLIK
- a CDS encoding SUMF1/EgtB/PvdO family nonheme iron enzyme yields the protein MKKAIYAVILVLLLTGILIAEPGQVPPKGMVFVEGGTFQMGSTSGKDREKPVHRVTVSDFYIGKYEVTQGEYEAVMGTNPSEFKKSGKDAPVEEVSWVEAAEYCNKLSDREGLDRCYSGSGSNITWYFNANGYRLPTEAEWEFTALGGNKNKGYKYSGSNDLGSVAWYRDNSGKTHSVGEKQANELGIYDMSGNVWEWCWDWYGDYSESAQTDPHGPASGSDRVRRGGGWSGDASCCRADYRARYNPARYTGGTINSLGFRLVRSSKLKITQSEEANFTYTDDQGLVWQKNLDRAKKLANKENKSILIRFSGSDWTPFYHKMNNEIFYQQEFEKFAKENLILVRFDFPRNTKLPADEENYNKQMVEKFGLKGLPTLILTDSSGNVIQKHNGYIKGGAIPYVATLQDLIK
- a CDS encoding prolyl oligopeptidase family serine peptidase, producing the protein MFKYPHTRRDDIVDEIHGKKVYDPYRWLEDSSDEEVLNWDKAQNAISEPYLQALPAREYFFNKIKDSYYYDVDSIPRKVKGGTRLLFTRQLAAEEKSILMIMEDAESKPREILNPNNWANDETLGHYKISNTGRYLNYGVIKGGKEDPDFRIMDIDSGEHLLDKLQGHKQYTNSWLPDDSGFYYRYCPLPPEVPENEQDYWARTNLHRLGTDAKEDKLIFADDKVKEMWANAYLSYDQQYLIYGKGIFKQSFWIEKYGSGEMKAVKPEIKFQLDIEIYNDHLYILTDEDAPKNCIYKVNCSAPERENWELLIPEKDSKIEKFGIVDGKLFINYLDGIYNTIEIYDTDGGFLQEIKLPGNGIAFWRGLQDEKDIYIYFSNPVTPYIRYKYDFERNFLEQDFVYINPEFAYNSTDFVSKIEYAISRDGTRIPLIISHSADMQKDGSNPVILYGYGGFNVSMGPNFSAGVLALCQQGGIYVTACLRGGGEFGEEWHQEGMKEKKQNVFDDFIAAAKYIINEKYTSPEHLGIMGGSNGGLLTGACLVQKPELFAAAVIEVPLLDMIRYHKNKFANIWKEEYGSAEDEEEFNYLLAYSPYHNIDEEAEYPATLVTGGFNDSRCDPYHARKFAAGLQYAAENIGNENPILCRIDYNEGHGFGGGKTQFYDKSAQMLAFLLEHTQN
- a CDS encoding dockerin type I domain-containing protein: MNLRRLYVLLLLLIFVLPVIAAIGWDVSELAYLSSMEEDLGHIGEGISSLVYLSSMEEDPGHIGEGISSLVYLSSMSEEVNHVGIGISELVLLSSMEEDLGHIGEGISALVYLSSMSEEVNHVGEGISELCLLSSVRYGDVDNNTLVESFDASLVLQYFCMMEPQGVPLPWEDWRQTIADVDGNTAIEAYDASLILQYSVDMIDIFPVEEEPVVTRKEGRSSTAKGAK